The Mycolicibacterium aichiense region TGGCGCTCTACATGGGCGGAATGGGTGCAGAGGACACCAACTTCCACGCCGACGTCTACCGGCGGATGGGCTACTCCGAGGTCGTCGACGAGGTCACCCGACTGTTCCGCAGCGACCGTAAGGACGACGCGGCCAAGGCCGTTCCGGACGAACTCGTCGACGACTCGGCGATCGTGGGCGACATCGATTACGTGCGCAAACAGATCGTCGCGTGGGAAGCCGCCGGGGTGACGATGATGGTCATCGGCGCGCGGACGCCCGAACAGATCCACGAGGCCGCGGCCCTGTTGTAGACACTTCTTGCGAGTTGTCTAGTCGGGGCTTTACATTGACCGGATGACGCTCGGCTCAGCTCAGCACGTGGGCGTCGCCGAACGTCATGTCGACGTGCGCGACCGAGCCCGACACTATCGCGCGCTTCGGCAGCCCCAGCGTTGCCAGCTCCTTGGCGTACGGGTGGTCGCCGAGTCGCAGCGTGGCGCCGCCCGGCCGGAAGCGGACACCGGAATTCTTCATCTCCCAGGGCACCTCGCGAGTGGTGCCGTCGGCGAAGGTGTAGGTCTTGAGCACCTGGGTGCGCGGGCGCAGCGACGGGATCGGCAGACCTCGGCGGAACTCGATTCCGGCGATCAGCGATCCGTTCTCACTGACGTCGAAGGTGAACGGGTTGGCCTCGCGCACGTTGAAGTCGGCCATGATCTTGGGGAAGCCCCAGATGGTGCGGCCGGCCTCCAGTGTGAAGGACTGGTCAACGGGCAGGTGGTGGATGAACGCCGCGGCATCGCCGAGTGCCTTGAGCCCCCGGGCATTCGAGCCCGGCGGATTGACCATCACGCAAGTTCCGAACTCGTTGTACTTGCCCAGGTCGCCGTCGATGTAGCGGGCCAGCATCAGGTTGACCACCGCGCGGCCGGGGCGGAACTCGCAGACCTTCAGTCCGCTGTAATCGACAAGTCGCTGCGCGGCATCGGCCGGAACCGAGAACATAGCCGTGTGGACGTCGGCCTTGCGAACCCGTACCGGCATGGTGAGCACCGTGCCGGCGATCGTGTGCTGCGAATCAGACATGCGGTCACTGTAAACCGCTTTGACATCCAGCGTGAACGAAAAGTAGTGGAGGGAACGGAATGACAGGCACTCTGGCGCCGGCCAAGCCGAATGTTGATCTGACGGACGGCAATTTCTACGCCGACGGTGCGGCACGCGACGCGTATCGCTGGATGCGGGCCAACGAGCCGGTGTTTCGCGACCGCAACGGTCTCGCCGCCGCGACGACTTACCAGGCCGTCATCGACGCCGAGCGCGATCCCGAGACCTTCTCCAACACCGGCGGCATCCGGCCCGACAACCCGGGCATGCCCTACATGATCGACATGGACGATCCCGGACATCTGTTGCGGCGCAAGCTCGTCAACGCGGGCTTCACCCGTAAGCGGGTGATGGACAAGGTCGCCGGGATCGACACGTTGTGCGACACCTTGATCGACGCGGTGTGTGAGCGGGGGGAGTGCGACTTCGTCCGCGACATCGCGGCGCCGCTGCCGATGGCCGTGATCGGCGACATGCTCGGTGTGCTGCCCGAGGAACGCTCGACGCTGTTGAAATGGTCCGACGACCTGGTCTGCGGGTTGAACTCGGCGGCCGATGCCGAAACGCTGCAGGCGGTGATGGATGCGTTCGCCGGCTATTCCGCGTACGCCACCGAGACCATCGCCAAACGCCGGGCGGAGCCGACCGACGATCTGTTCTCGATCCTGGTGAACTCCGAGGTCGAAGGCCAGCGCATGGCGGACGACGAGATCATCTTCGAGACGCTGCTGATTCTCATCGGCGGCGACGAGACCACCCGGCATACGTTGTCGGGCGGCACCGAACAGCTTGTGCGCCATCGGGATCAGTGGCAGCGCCTGGTCGCGGACCCGAGCCTGATTCCGGGCGCCATCGAGGAGATGCTGCGCTGGACCTCGCCGGTGAAGAACATGGCCCGTACCGCCATGCGCGATGTGGACTTCCACGGCACGCAGCTGCGCGAGGGCGAGAAGATGCTCTTGATGTTCGAAGCCGCCAACTTCGACGAATCGGTGTTCGGCGATCCGGAGAATTTCCGCATCGACCGGAATCCGAACAGCCATTTGGCCTTCGGCTTCGGAACCCACTTCTGCCTCGGTAATCAGCTGGCCCGCCTGGAGTTGAGCACCATGGTGCGCAAGGTTCTCGAACGTCTGCCGGACCTGCGGCTGGCCGACGAGTCCGCGCTGCCGCTGCGGCCGGCCAACTTCGTCAGCGGCCTCGAGGAGATGCCGGTGGTGTTCACCCCGTCGCGGCCGGTGCTGGCGTAGGCGCCCGCCGCCGACTGTCACACCTGAGTCACGCGCGGCGTCCAGCGTGACGCCAGGCTGACGTTCGCCGGGTTCGCGGGTGTTTGAGCATTTCCACTTTTGGGAACCACGACCCCACCTCGCGGCAAGCGGTGCTGCTTGCCGAGCCGGGGCAACACCGTTACTAGCTGTGGGGCGACATGAGTGCTACCGAATCTCACCATTCCCATTACCTGCGGCGTTTCTGTGTCGCCGCGATGCTGACCACCGCGACGCTGGCGACCGGGCCGACCGGACTCCCGGTCGCGTCGGCGGACGAGGGATGTCCCGACGTCGAAGTGATCTTCGCCCGCGGCACGTTCGAGCCGCCTGGTGTCGGAGGCATCGGCCAGGCGTTCGTCGACGAGCTCAGGGCCCAGCCGAAGCTGGCCGGGAAGTCCGTCGATATATACGCGGTCAATTACCCTGCCTCACTGAACTTTCCGGCCGCCGCGGACGGGGTGATCGACGCCAGCAACCGGGTCCGCGACATGGCGAATCGGTGCCCGGGCACCAAGATGGTGCTGGGCGGCTATTCGCAGGGTGCGGCCGTGGCCGGTTACGTCACCGCCGACAAGATCCCGGACGGATACATCCCGCCCAACGGCATCACCGGCCCCATGGCGCCGGAGATCGCCAAGCACGTCGCCGCTGTCGCATTGTTCGGCAAGCCGTCCAACGGGTTCCTGAACATGGTCGACCGCACCGCACCGCCCATCACGGTGGGCAGTCTCTATGCGGCCAAGACAATCGACCAATGTGTCCCCGAAGACCCCATCTGCTCGCCGACCGGCGGTGACAACGGCGCACATCAGGCCTATGCAGTGAACGGGATGACCGCTCAGGCAGCCACTTTCGCCGCAGACAGGGTGGCCGCGGCGACGGGGCCGGCGGCCACTAACGCATCTTGAACTGAGGGGCCCGCTTCTCCTTGAAGGCCAGCGGGCCTTCCTTGGCGTCGTCGGACAGGAACACCGGGATGCCGTTGGCGGTGTCGGGCTTGAACGCGTCGAGTTCGTGCATGCCCTCGGCCTCGCGGATGGTCTTGAGGATCGCCTGCACGGCGAGTGGGCCGTTGTTGTTGATGACCTCGGCGATCTCCAGGGCCTTGTCCAGCGCCGTGCCGTCGGGCACCACGTACCCGATCAGCCCGTAGGACAGCGCCTCCGCGGCGGTGATGTGCCTGCCGGTGAGCAGCAGGTCGCAGGCGATGGTGTACGGGATCTGCCGCGGCAGACGCACAGCCGAGCCACCCATCGGGTACAGGCTCCACTTGGCCTCGGAGATGCCGAACTTCGCACTCTCGCCGGCAACCCGGATGTCGGTGCCCTGAAGGATCTCGGTGCCGCCCGCGATGGCGGGGCCTTCGACGGCCGCGATCAGCGGCTTGGTGAGCCTGCGGCCCTTCAGCAGACCCTCGATCTTCGTCGGATCGAAGGCGCCGCTCTTGAACGAATCACCGGGAGGGGCCTTGGTTGCGCCCTTGAGGTCCATGCCCGCGCAGAAGTAGCCGCCGGCGCCCGTCAGGATGCAGGTGCGGATCTCCGGATCGTTGTCGACGCGGTCCCAAGCCTCCACCATGATCGAGAGCATCTCGGTGGAAAGTGCGTTGCGAGCCTCGGGCCGGTTCAGCGTGACGATGAGAGTGTGTCCGCGCTGCTCAATGAGGGCGTCGGGGCTTTTTTCGGACTCGCTCACGGGTACCTGCCTTCCAGCGTCACTGCCACAGACTTGTCAGGAAATGTAACACGTTCTAATTTGGGTCCGTGGCCCTGAACATAGCTGATCTAGCCGAGCACGCCATCGACGCCGTGCCAGACCGCGTCGCCTTCATTTGTGGTGACGACAAAATCACCTTCGCGGAGTTGGAGGAGAAGGCGAACCGCTTCGCGCACTACCTCCTCGACCATGGCGTCAAGAAAGACGACAAGGTCGGGTTGTACTGCCGCAACCGCATCGAGATCGTCATCGCGATGCTGGGCACCATCAAGGCGGGCGCAATCCTGGTCAACGTCAACTTCCGCTATGTCGAGGGCGAACTGCGGTACCTGTTCGAGAACTCCGACATGGTCGCGCTGGTGCACGAACGGCAGTACGCCGACCGGGTCGCCAACGTGCTGCCCGAGACGCCGAACGTCAAGACGATCCTGGTGGTCGAAGACGGTTCCGACCTCGACTACCAGCGCTACGGCGGCGTCGAGTTCTACCAGGGCATCGCGGAGAGCTCGCCGGAGCGGGACTTCGGTGAGCGCAGCGAGGATGACATCTACCTGCTCTACACCGGTGGGACCACCGGCTTCCCCAAGGGCGTGATGTGGCGCCACGAGGACATCTATCGAGTTCTGTTCGGCGGCACCGACTTTGCCACCGGTGAGTTCGTCAAGGACGAATACGACCTGTCCCGGGCGGCCGGGGAGAACCCGCCGATGGTGCGCTATGCGATCCCGCCGATGATTCACGGCGCCACCCAGTCGGCGACCTGGATGTCCATCTTCTCGGGCCAAACCACAGTGCTGGCACCGGAATTCGACGCCGACGAAGTGTGGCGCACCATCCACGAGCACAAGGTGAACCTGCTGTTCTTCACCGGGGACGCCATGGCGCGGCCGTTGCTCGATGCGCTGCAGGCCGCCCTGGACAGCGGCCGGGAATACGACCTCTCGTCGCTGTTCCTGCTGGCCAGCACCGCAGCGCTGTTCTCGACCAGCCTCAAGGAGAAGCTGCTCGAACTGTTGCCCAACCGGGTCATCACCGATTCGATCGGTTCCTCGGAGACCGGCTTCGGTGGCACCAGCATCGTGGCCAAGGGTGAGCACCACAACGGTGGTCCGCGGGTCACCATCGACCATCGGACCGTCGTGCTCGACGAGGACGGCAACGAGGTCAAGCCCGGATCCGGCGTGCGAGGCGTTATCGCCAAGAAGGGCAACATCCCGGTCGGCTACTACAAGGACGAGAAGAAGACTGCCGAGACGTTCAAGACCTACAACGGCGTGCGCTACGCGATCCCCGGCGACTATGCCGAGGTCGAGGCGGACGGCTCGGTGACGATGCTGGGCCGCGGCTCGGTGTCGATCAACAGCGGCGGCGAAAAGATCTACCCCGAAGAGGTAGAGGCCGCGCTCAAGGGCCATCCGGATGTTTTCGACGCCCTGGTGGTCGGTGTGCCCGACCCGCGCTTCGGCAACCATGTCGCCGCCGTCGTCGCTCCGCGCAAGGGAGCCCGCCCGTCGCTGGCCGATCTGGATGTGTTCGTGCGCAAGGAGATTGCCGGCTACAAGGTGCCGCGCAGCCTGTGGATCGTCGACGAGGTCAAGCGTTCCCCGGCCGGCAAGCCGGACTACAAGTGGGCCAAGGATCAGACCGAGCTTCGCCCGGCCGACGAGGTTCACGCCAAGCACGCGGGAGCCGCGAGCTGATGCACACCGAGCTCTGCGATCGCTTCGGCATCCAATACCCGATATTCGTCTTCACCCCGTCGGAGAAAGTGGCCGCCGCGGTCACCCGGGCCGGCGGCATGGGAGTCCTGGGGTGCGTGCGGTTCAACGACCCCGACGACCTCGAAGCCGTCCTGCAATGGATGGACGCCAATACCGACGGCAAACCGTACGGCGTCGACGTGGTGATGCCGGCGAAGGTGCCCACCGAAGGCACCGCTGTGGACATCGACAAGCTGGTGCCCGAGGCGCATCGGGACTTCGTCGCCAAGACGCTGGCCGACCTCGGTGTGCCGCCACTTCCCGACGACGCCGCTCGTAGCCAGGGGACCCTGGGCTGGCTGCACTCCATCGCGCGCAGTCACGTCGAGGTTGCGCTGCGGCATCCGATCAAGCTGATCGCCAACGCGCTGGGATCGCCGCCCAAGGACGTCATCGACGAAGCACACGCCGCCGGCGTTCCGGTGGCGGCCCTGGCCGGTTCGGCCAAGCACGCGCAACGCCATGCCGACAACGGTGTCGACATCGTCATCGCACAGGGGCACGAGGCGGGTGGACACACCGGCGAGATCGGCTCGATGGTGCTGTGGCCGGAGATCGTGGAAGAATTAGCCGCGGTTTCGCCTCAAACTGCCGTGCTCGCCGCCGGCGGAATCGGCACCGGCAGGCAGGTGGCGGCGGCGCTGGCTCTTGGCGCACAGGGTGTTTGGATGGGATCGGCGTTCCTGACCGCCGAGGAGTACGACCTCGGCGTGCGCAGCGGCGAGGGACCGTCGGTGATCCAGCAGGCGCTGCTGGGGGCGACGTCCGCCGACACCGTGCGCCGGCGGATCTACTCCGGCAAGCCAGCCCGGCTGCTCAAGAGCCGGTGGACCGACGCCTGGGACGCCGAGGGCGCACCCGACCCGCTGCCGATGCCGCTGCAGAACGTCCTCGTCAGCGAGGCGCATCAGCGGATGAGCGCGTCGGCGGATCCGACCACCGTCGCGATGCCGGTCGGTCAGATCGTGGGCCGGATGAACGAGATCCGTCCGGTCGCCGACATCATCGCCGAACTGGTCACGGGCTTCGAGTCGGCGACCCGGAAACTGGACACGATCCGCGACAGCTGAGCCGGGTGCGCGTCTACAGTCGAACGCGATGACGATCGACGTGTGGATGCAGCATCCCACTGCGCGGTTTCTGGCCAGCGAGTTCCTTGCGTCGCTGCGCCGCTGGACCGGCGGGCAGATTCCCGAGGGCGAACTGCCCATCGAGTCGACTCTTGAATCGATGGACGTTGCCGGTGTCGACATCGGCCTGTTGAGCGCCTGGCGCGGCCCCCACGGCCAGGACCTGGTGTCCAACGACGAGGTCGCCGAGTGGGTTCGCCGGCATCCGACGCGGTTCGCGGGGCTGGCCGCCGTGGATCTCGACCGACCGATGACCGCGGTCCGCGAACTACGCCGACGGGTGCGGGACGAGGGTTTCGTGGGCCTGCGAGTGGTGCCGTGGCTATGGGGCGCACCGCCGACGGATCGTCGCTATTACCCACTGTTCGCCGAATGCGTCGAACTCGGCGTGCCGTTCTGTACCCAGGTGGGCCACACCGGTCCATTGCGTCCCTCGGAAACGGGGCGGCCGATTCCTTACATCGATGAGATAGCCCTGGACTTCCCCGAACTCACCATCGTCTGCGGACACGTCGGGTATCCCTGGACCGAGGAGATGGTCGCGGTCTGCCGCAAGCACGAGAATGTCTACATCGATACCTCGGCCTACACCTCCCGGCGCTTACCGAAGGAGCTCGTGACCTTTATGAAGACAGGCACCGGCGCGCGGAAAGTGTTGTTCGGCACCAACTATCCGATGATCGGGCACGCTCACGCGCTGGACGGCCTCGACGAACTCGAGCTGCCCGAATCGTCCTGCTCAGCGTATCTGCACGACAACGCCGCGCGGGTTTTCGCCAAGATCGGGAATCTCGCCGCATGAACGGCGCACAGGCACTGATCTCAACCCTGGTCGACCACGGTGTGCGGGTGTGCTTCGCCAACCCCGGTACATCGGAGATGCACTTCGTCGCCGCGTTGGACACCGTGCCGCAGATGCGCGGTGTGTTAACCCTTTTCGAAGGCGTCGCCACCGGCGCCG contains the following coding sequences:
- a CDS encoding acetoacetate decarboxylase family protein, giving the protein MSDSQHTIAGTVLTMPVRVRKADVHTAMFSVPADAAQRLVDYSGLKVCEFRPGRAVVNLMLARYIDGDLGKYNEFGTCVMVNPPGSNARGLKALGDAAAFIHHLPVDQSFTLEAGRTIWGFPKIMADFNVREANPFTFDVSENGSLIAGIEFRRGLPIPSLRPRTQVLKTYTFADGTTREVPWEMKNSGVRFRPGGATLRLGDHPYAKELATLGLPKRAIVSGSVAHVDMTFGDAHVLS
- a CDS encoding cytochrome P450, translating into MTGTLAPAKPNVDLTDGNFYADGAARDAYRWMRANEPVFRDRNGLAAATTYQAVIDAERDPETFSNTGGIRPDNPGMPYMIDMDDPGHLLRRKLVNAGFTRKRVMDKVAGIDTLCDTLIDAVCERGECDFVRDIAAPLPMAVIGDMLGVLPEERSTLLKWSDDLVCGLNSAADAETLQAVMDAFAGYSAYATETIAKRRAEPTDDLFSILVNSEVEGQRMADDEIIFETLLILIGGDETTRHTLSGGTEQLVRHRDQWQRLVADPSLIPGAIEEMLRWTSPVKNMARTAMRDVDFHGTQLREGEKMLLMFEAANFDESVFGDPENFRIDRNPNSHLAFGFGTHFCLGNQLARLELSTMVRKVLERLPDLRLADESALPLRPANFVSGLEEMPVVFTPSRPVLA
- a CDS encoding cutinase family protein, with the translated sequence MLTTATLATGPTGLPVASADEGCPDVEVIFARGTFEPPGVGGIGQAFVDELRAQPKLAGKSVDIYAVNYPASLNFPAAADGVIDASNRVRDMANRCPGTKMVLGGYSQGAAVAGYVTADKIPDGYIPPNGITGPMAPEIAKHVAAVALFGKPSNGFLNMVDRTAPPITVGSLYAAKTIDQCVPEDPICSPTGGDNGAHQAYAVNGMTAQAATFAADRVAAATGPAATNAS
- a CDS encoding crotonase/enoyl-CoA hydratase family protein, with amino-acid sequence MSESEKSPDALIEQRGHTLIVTLNRPEARNALSTEMLSIMVEAWDRVDNDPEIRTCILTGAGGYFCAGMDLKGATKAPPGDSFKSGAFDPTKIEGLLKGRRLTKPLIAAVEGPAIAGGTEILQGTDIRVAGESAKFGISEAKWSLYPMGGSAVRLPRQIPYTIACDLLLTGRHITAAEALSYGLIGYVVPDGTALDKALEIAEVINNNGPLAVQAILKTIREAEGMHELDAFKPDTANGIPVFLSDDAKEGPLAFKEKRAPQFKMR
- a CDS encoding acyl-CoA synthetase, with translation MALNIADLAEHAIDAVPDRVAFICGDDKITFAELEEKANRFAHYLLDHGVKKDDKVGLYCRNRIEIVIAMLGTIKAGAILVNVNFRYVEGELRYLFENSDMVALVHERQYADRVANVLPETPNVKTILVVEDGSDLDYQRYGGVEFYQGIAESSPERDFGERSEDDIYLLYTGGTTGFPKGVMWRHEDIYRVLFGGTDFATGEFVKDEYDLSRAAGENPPMVRYAIPPMIHGATQSATWMSIFSGQTTVLAPEFDADEVWRTIHEHKVNLLFFTGDAMARPLLDALQAALDSGREYDLSSLFLLASTAALFSTSLKEKLLELLPNRVITDSIGSSETGFGGTSIVAKGEHHNGGPRVTIDHRTVVLDEDGNEVKPGSGVRGVIAKKGNIPVGYYKDEKKTAETFKTYNGVRYAIPGDYAEVEADGSVTMLGRGSVSINSGGEKIYPEEVEAALKGHPDVFDALVVGVPDPRFGNHVAAVVAPRKGARPSLADLDVFVRKEIAGYKVPRSLWIVDEVKRSPAGKPDYKWAKDQTELRPADEVHAKHAGAAS
- a CDS encoding NAD(P)H-dependent flavin oxidoreductase produces the protein MHTELCDRFGIQYPIFVFTPSEKVAAAVTRAGGMGVLGCVRFNDPDDLEAVLQWMDANTDGKPYGVDVVMPAKVPTEGTAVDIDKLVPEAHRDFVAKTLADLGVPPLPDDAARSQGTLGWLHSIARSHVEVALRHPIKLIANALGSPPKDVIDEAHAAGVPVAALAGSAKHAQRHADNGVDIVIAQGHEAGGHTGEIGSMVLWPEIVEELAAVSPQTAVLAAGGIGTGRQVAAALALGAQGVWMGSAFLTAEEYDLGVRSGEGPSVIQQALLGATSADTVRRRIYSGKPARLLKSRWTDAWDAEGAPDPLPMPLQNVLVSEAHQRMSASADPTTVAMPVGQIVGRMNEIRPVADIIAELVTGFESATRKLDTIRDS
- a CDS encoding amidohydrolase family protein, whose product is MTIDVWMQHPTARFLASEFLASLRRWTGGQIPEGELPIESTLESMDVAGVDIGLLSAWRGPHGQDLVSNDEVAEWVRRHPTRFAGLAAVDLDRPMTAVRELRRRVRDEGFVGLRVVPWLWGAPPTDRRYYPLFAECVELGVPFCTQVGHTGPLRPSETGRPIPYIDEIALDFPELTIVCGHVGYPWTEEMVAVCRKHENVYIDTSAYTSRRLPKELVTFMKTGTGARKVLFGTNYPMIGHAHALDGLDELELPESSCSAYLHDNAARVFAKIGNLAA